ACCATGACTCATCTTTCCATTACCTTACCGTTGTACTCATCCAACTGCCAGACATATTTACGTATTATGAGATGAGACAAACAGGAAGGTCTGACTAACTTGTCTGCCTAGGAGGTAGCTGGGTATTCAAGGCTTGCTACGCCTGGTGGCGGACCCTACCTTCATGAAAGTATCGTCGAGCCGCACTGCCTGCTGGGAGTCCTCCAGCGCCTCTCTGTGCCGGCTCAGCATCATCAGTGTGGCCGCCCGGTTTCCATAGTAACTGGCATTTTTAGGACACATGTCTGTCGAGAACACAGTAAAAATAAGAAAAGTCACTCACCGTCGTTAACAAGAATAGATGATCCTCTCACCCACAGAAAACAAAGATGTTCCCCCTCTATAAAGAGGATATCCTTTGCAGTTGATATCACTGATGGAATTCTTACCTATGGCCTTGGTGTAGTAGTTGAATGCTTCAGAGTAATCCTTCTTGATGTAGTATGCATTACCTTGCTCCTTGAAGCTCTCCGCTTCCCTGGATGACACAGaaataaaaaaagacagaaaGTGCTTGAGAACGAGGCTTATTTTATTGACATTACCCAAGAGAGAGTTCTGAGTAAAACTGCATAATGACGGGATGTGCATGACTAATTGAGTACTCAAACCGATGTCAAAACTCCATCTTTAACCAGAGATCACATTTTTTTCAAATACTATTAAACTATTTGGTCAATTTCATCTTGAAGATAATATTACATTTgctttgactctagtgttccatttgtacatGTGCATTTGCGGGACACAACAAAAAAGAAACCAAGCATCACACAGTTTTGCTCCCTAACGTCCCTTTCCCCTCCACGCCTCACTCGATTGCGTTCCGACCGCTCACTCTACACGCGCGTTTTGGAATAATTGCATAATTTTCtgaaattggctatattgtaaaaattcataaaaaaatgtaaagagttatttggtcttaatttaaggttaggcatactgTGAACAGTGTGGCCTTTTCCCCTTTactctcactttcggttatttgaaaatgaaatgaactccaaaatattgctatttttaaaacaatcCATAGAAAGTtgtttgcaatttcagtttaatccaccagaaaagacagaacaaatatggTTAAActaaaatatactaattgataaaaaataaatgttttaaaaaaaatgtataattcttgtaaattatatcataaatagtaGTGGTGaagttgtcacacatgcagctagcAAAAATAATTAAACCAACTAATTGAGGCCTTACCACAAAAAACTGAAGAGGCATTGtgtatgaactgatacacaaaatgaTGTTGGATTCAAAACttagaatgttttcattaaaattattataaaaatgtattccaatatatatataaataaaacaacCATCCCAGCTGTGCAAATTTCACatcgaagagacagaatcattagatcatttgtatTGGTACTGTCcacatgtagcttgtttttggtcgcaggtccaggcatggctgaagaattgcaacatttacccggagctaactctgcaaatagcactacTGGGTAATTTGAAGTCATGCCtgaagtcaatcaatcaataatacttttaggaaaaaaaataaaaaaaatgttttacaatctgtagaaactgagAACAGAAAGGTTTCAGAACTTCTGCGAAACATCACAGTTGataaatatatggcaaatataaatgaaaatggatggtgttaagagacagatgggaggggttgattAGAGCTGAAGggtggagctaaaaaagaagatAACGCTAAAATATaatgtccgtaaaatgtatataggttcagaattATTTTGAAACAGCAGTTataaatatatggcaaatagaaatcaaaactggatgatcttcagagatagatgggagcggctgagggtagctgaaggatgtgatgaaaaacaaacaaaagataactattgtaaaatacaaagtgtaagctggaagtagaagcccaACGCTTCGAATACACAGACAGCGTCATTGTGCAAAATGGTACGCAGCATCATcaggatatgtgtgcaacaaaagttcaacattcaccttctgctaccatttctgtcaagccgtctattCATACAGTTTTGACACATAAATTAAATAAATCCAACATATGCACCACACCGAACACACTGCAACGCTGCTAGGCAAACGCAACGTTTCATTAGAATCTaatgtaattctggtgtaccaaaatggtAGGGTTAGGAGAAAATAATAAAGTAAAATATAGTTTAAAAAGATAGATATATTTACAcaaaaaaatatgggggattggaaatgatgcagacaagtACATTGATGGAAGTTACCCCCCCCGCCCCTAAACATAGACAGGTTCCACACTGAAAATATGCAAAAACATTCATTTGATTAAGAGAAAgagcatatatttttttatcataaTCATTAAGCCTAAGCCTACTGAGCAAACAGATGTCCTGGCCATAATTCATCCACATGCAGGGTTCAATGTAGAATTGTTCATCCATTTAGAAAATTCCAAGGAACAGGCATAATAAACTAAAAAGTAGACATATTTTGGTTTATAACCCTGAATTATTGTTTCTCAACTTGCCAAACTGAGCCCCGTTTCAAATTATCACTGAGAATAACGGTTCCACTTTGCATTATTCTGTTCCATTTTATTCCGTTCTATTACATCATGTTTTTTTACTATAAAAATAGGTGTCTTGACTGTGATAAGGGCCCAGGAAATAGTGTCTTGTCTTCTAAATGATCAAAACAAGGCTATGCCATTGCACAGCCATAGGCTTCTACACGCAAGCGCCACACCGCTGAGGTTACTACCTTTATGAAGATGGAGTTCCACAatatataaccagttgatattacagattCAAGAAATAAATCAGATGTCACTTTATTTTGACTGAATAATAATCACAACAATATGGGGCAAATTTTGCAGTTAGGATTAGCGTACTCTGAAAAAATATATACCGTGAGTGCTCGGTCAAAAAAGgtcaaatgcccatccctaacAGGTCGTACTGTATCATCCACAGATACACAAAATAGACCAAGTACATTTGAAAAGGGGCTTAGAGGAACACCTCGAGGTGCATTTGCGAGTAATCAATGACTTCATCCTAGCCCGTGTCGCAGACTGCAAGGAGGTAGGATATCACATGATATCACAAAACAACTGCATATTATAGTAACCGCTGACAAGCAAAACAACAGACAAGGGACAATACTAGGATGAAAGGTCTTCTTTAAAATCATAATTGACTCTGGTTGTAGACCAGGGCTAATCTAAGTCTATGATAGACTATCAATTGTTTCCTGAACACAGCTATTGCTGTTTCCAAACATGTAGGCTGGACGAGTTAACCTTGGTGTGGGGGTGGGAGAGGACGGGGAAGGTGCTGCGCAAAATCATCTAAACATAGAAAGAGCCATACCAGCAGGCAGTGAGGGGTCTCATCCAATGGAAATATAGGACCTGAGAGGTAGTGGCCACGTGGGTATTTTCTGGGTACAGCTCACAAACAGAGCAGCTATCTGAGCTCAGTGGGAAATACAGAGGCAGATCACCAGGAACCACATGGCAAGAAAAGCCAGGGAGGGGGCAACTGCCATAGCTTTTTCTTGGAATCTTGTCATGCTTCAGTTCAGATCACAATCGGAGCAAGAAAGCAGACAATGAAGCGAAACTGAAAATAAAGGCAATTTTCCAAGACAATGCCTTGCCCTTGTAATGTTTCATGTTCTTGAGGAAACAGGACAGTTACCACTATCACCTGATCATAACAAATTGTTGGTTGTTGAACTTGTGGCCCCCACTTTTGCTAAGAGAAAAGTTATGACAATTACTAGGGGTGGGAATATATTAGCTAGGCTCAACGTCATTTATATATGGATCTGGCTAGGCCTAGTTGACAACCTCGGAAAACATTACAGTAAAAAAATGGATCACACTTCAGGCATACCAAGAAGACCATGTCAGTCAATAGTATGTTACCTCATGCAAAGCCTAACTTATAGCTGTCTCGTTGAGGTCATCAAGACCTGAGAATGTTCTGGAATGACGTCACTCAGCGAGGACGAGTGGGCAGAGTGGGGCAAGATTTGGGGGACTTTTCTGGCTCGTGCGTGGGTATATAGCAATATGGCAGTACTAACAACAGTTatctacgttagctagctaagtaactaGTTAGCGAAATACATTTGGTAAAAATTATAGAACAAAAACATTAACCATAGGCTTTGCGACCGTCATAGCTAGCTACTAACGTTACTAGCTAGTACaatagcaagctaacgttagctagccataACACACGTTGATGCAAACTGTCACAAACTGTGACTAACTTTGTTGGTTAGGTAACACTAACACAACAGATAAAGTCCACTTTTATCTTTGTTGGTATGGATTTTTGAAAAAGAGAAAaatggctaacgttagttagctaaccgGTTAGCAAGGCCTACTTACCGTGTGACACAAAGCAAAAGCAAACCAACACTAGCCAGACCAAGATTATAACAACATGACAATGGCACGAGAACAATCTTAAATCTAATGTGTAACATTTGTTGCACATTTTCCGCAACGTACCTCTCCAATTCTTCGTCGCTTAGTATTTCCATTTCAGGATCCATGGTCACATCGCAGTCATCAACCGTCGCCATTTTGCTGGGACTGAGAAGGTGGGGGGGGTTGATTGACAGCCAGACAAGACGATCGATCACTGAAAGTTAGTCCTGAACAAAACCTTTTTGTTCTACCAGcatctactaagctaacatatggaattgtttcaagatggtcataccaaggatcatttagatatttgatttggaattttaggaccaATTTAGGTATCAAAAATATATCTAAAAATGTTTTTTGataacattgaatttggcctttctGCTATTAGTCAATATAAACACAATGGATTACAGATGTATACATGGAAAAACATAGGCAAAAATGAAGTTTGTTTTGAAGTGTTTGTCCTtaagatataagaaagatcaggcaACTTTTTTAGGCACTATACGACTTCCATACATTCTGCCATAAAATGTTTGAATTAACTGGTACCAGGCTACCTTCAGGCGAGTCTTGTGAGGCTTACGTCCTAAATCAAAACAACCGACACGTATGAGTTCGTGAGAGACTCACCTTCATCATAtcagtgtgtagcccaaactctTCGGAAAcaacagacagaagttggcagatcggccgTACAGTCTCACCTTAATTCCCCCATAGTTTTTGGCCCACCAGGAGTTGGCattggcaagagagcagaaacagacacCCAGCCAGGGTAAAACAATGTATGGTCGGACAGACTATTTTTGTCAGTAAAAATAGAGTAACATTCAACCTATCTCGCTCtattaaaataaaacatgttcatGCCTTCCATCCTCTGCGGTTGTGACTCAAACAAGTCTTTCAACCATCGGACGCTAGAGGTCGCAGTTACTTTAAGTAGTGAGGGAGACGTTACGTAAGCATTGTAAACAGGAAGTATTTTTGGATAGTGGCGTCTGGAATTTACGGGAGCGGTGTAGTTACATTTTAAAGGTAAAACGTTTGCAAGGAAATCAAATGTTGAATTGAGTTGTTATCTGGAAGAACATAACAACGGCCATGATCAGTTAAATAGAATCGTTAGCTAACTAAATAGATGCTAAACGTtagcatgtagctagctagcccaaCTTTTGCTACGGTCATGATAatatcatgttttgtgtgtgcatgtctgcctGTCTCTTTTTTTCCATGCTAGCTGCAGAGACAAGACTGTCATCTGACTTGTTATTCAATTACAGAGTTACCAAGAGACTGCTCATCATCATGGGCAAGAGTTGTAAAGTGGTGGTGTGTGGTCTGGCTGCCGTTGGCAAGACTGCTGTCCTGGAGCAACTGCTGTATGCCAATCATATTGCGGGTAAACAATTGATTTGTAGGACGTAGGTAGATCAAGGGCAATGTTGATGTTTTGACTACACAGATCATCTGGTCCcattgatatctcaaagtgcccccccccccctaggcTCAGAGCCCATGGAGACCCTGGAGGATATCTATATTGGCTCCATAGAAACGGACCGTGGCACTCGAGAGCAAGTGCGCTTCTACGACACCCGGGGTCTTCGTGATGGTCTGGAGTTCCCTCGCCACTACTTCTCCTTTGCAGACGGTTTTGTCCTGGTCTACAGCATCGACAGTAAGGAGTCCTTCAAACGCATGGAGGCCCTCAAGAAAGACATTGACCGCTTCCGTGATAAGAAAGAGGTAAGGGCTTTCATCGATTTCAATGGTAGTTGTAAAGCACAGTGTCGTGTAGGCTAGTTAAATAACACCGCAGACTTCAGGATAAAACAGACCCTGCTGATGAACGGCCGTCCTATCAACTCTGACTGCAGACCAtcagtggtagggttaggggaaaataataaagtaaatttttttttattttttttaaagatgtccTAATGTTCATATCTACCCACCACACTTCACTTGCTGATATCCAGGTGATGTGAGGCTGTGCTAAATGGATGAGATTATCTTTCCACAGGTGACCATAGTGGTGCTGGGCAACAAGCTGGACATGCAGGAGCAGAGGAACGTGGACTCTGAGGTGGCCCAGCACTGGGCCAAGACAGAAAAGGTGCGTCTGTGGGAGGTGTCTGTGGCAGACCGGAGGACCCTCATCGAGCCTTTTGTCCACCTGGCCAGCAAGATGACCCAGCCCCAGAGCAAATCATCCTTCCCCCTCAGCCGCAATAAGAACAAGGGGAGTGGCTCTGTCGATAGCTGAGGGAGAAGGGGGTTGGTCGCGGGAGGCAGCGAGGGTTGATGAAGAATGAGAAAGATTTCAGGAGACAGGGAGTgaaagagtaggagaggagaaacacAGTAGGCCGATTATTAGCCTATTACAAATACAGGAAATTTTAGGTCTGAACGAATGCACACTGACTGAATCAGAAACCAATGGTTTCATGGAGATTTTGACTGATATTTAGACTCATATTTGACCATTTAGGCTGATCTTTGATGACAAGTAAATGACATCAAAAGTAACACACATGGATAATCAAGAGGGTTGTTTGTATCATGGAGGATACATAAGGGTTTATATTACTGTTAGTTAATCAGGAGATTTGTTACACTACTGGCATGCCATCTACTCAGATGAAATATGGCAACTATTTTAGCATGGATGATCTGCATTTTATTTTAAGTTACAGTACATGAAACAAATCCATATTTTGGAGAATTAAAAAAACATTCCTCTATTCTTTTAGAGATGTCAGAAAACATGTTACTTCCTTTTGAGATCGCTTTGAGTTTTAAAATGACATTATTGTCTAAAGATTTAAATTGTTGTGACAGACTAGCAGTCTTATGTGATGTCCCTTGGTGAGCAGGGTGTTTGATGAGCTTCCTGCCTGCTGGACAG
This sequence is a window from Oncorhynchus mykiss isolate Arlee chromosome 13, USDA_OmykA_1.1, whole genome shotgun sequence. Protein-coding genes within it:
- the LOC110486255 gene encoding NF-kappa-B inhibitor-interacting Ras-like protein 2 isoform X1, encoding MFWNDVTQRGRVGRVGQDLGDFSGSVTKRLLIIMGKSCKVVVCGLAAVGKTAVLEQLLYANHIAGSEPMETLEDIYIGSIETDRGTREQVRFYDTRGLRDGLEFPRHYFSFADGFVLVYSIDSKESFKRMEALKKDIDRFRDKKEVTIVVLGNKLDMQEQRNVDSEVAQHWAKTEKVRLWEVSVADRRTLIEPFVHLASKMTQPQSKSSFPLSRNKNKGSGSVDS
- the LOC110486255 gene encoding NF-kappa-B inhibitor-interacting Ras-like protein 2 isoform X2, with translation MTSLSEDEWAEWGKIWGTFLARAVTKRLLIIMGKSCKVVVCGLAAVGKTAVLEQLLYANHIAGSEPMETLEDIYIGSIETDRGTREQVRFYDTRGLRDGLEFPRHYFSFADGFVLVYSIDSKESFKRMEALKKDIDRFRDKKEVTIVVLGNKLDMQEQRNVDSEVAQHWAKTEKVRLWEVSVADRRTLIEPFVHLASKMTQPQSKSSFPLSRNKNKGSGSVDS
- the LOC110486255 gene encoding NF-kappa-B inhibitor-interacting Ras-like protein 2 isoform X3, yielding MGKSCKVVVCGLAAVGKTAVLEQLLYANHIAGSEPMETLEDIYIGSIETDRGTREQVRFYDTRGLRDGLEFPRHYFSFADGFVLVYSIDSKESFKRMEALKKDIDRFRDKKEVTIVVLGNKLDMQEQRNVDSEVAQHWAKTEKVRLWEVSVADRRTLIEPFVHLASKMTQPQSKSSFPLSRNKNKGSGSVDS